In the genome of Xanthocytophaga agilis, one region contains:
- a CDS encoding ABC transporter permease — protein sequence MIKNYITIAIRNLSRHKAFSFINVIGLSIGIAACLLILQYVDFELSYDNFHTKGDRIYRIKQDRYNEGKLSTEWAAGAFAAANSFKDAFTEIEDYVKLVRTGTKIVNRDGNIIKIERVYFASKSFFTLFSYPLLSGNAKTALQEPNTAVISESLAQKLFGTTNPMGKDLRLNQDRLFKITGVFKDLPDNTHLKADMLLSYETFINQIKPNTPETAWQWDGCLSYLLLKPGTDPKALEKKFPGVVDKLAGEDHKKYNSAAIYLLQPLKDIHLYSHYMMEAEANGDGTTVYLLLGIAFFIVVIAWVNYINLATARAINRAKEVGVRKSVGSQRSQLVTQFLFESALLNGLAVILALGLVVLVLPLFNALSGQHLSISLLISGTFWLSLLILLVVGTFFSGLYPAFVLSAFKPVAVLKGRMVTTRQGIALRKGLVVFQFAASLFLLVGTATVFRQIQFMREQKLGMNIDQTLVINPPIIGTDSTYMRKLEAFKNELLRQSTIKSITASTTIPGQPVDWNAGGIKLHGADEKQGKQYRVIGVDYDYLKTYDLKIVAGRNFAKDFGTDPKAVMLNKMGIQQLGFTDPKQAIGNQIDFWGEVYTIVGIVDNFHQQSLRETYEPLVIRLIPDVRGYFSIKLEANQINASIASIQSSWKQFFPGNPFEYFFLNEHFNEQYKADQRFGQVFGFFTSLAILVACLGLFGLAMFTTVQRTKEIGIRKVLGASIPEILQLLYKEFAILILIAFVVSVPFIWYTTNRWLETYAFRTDLSWWIVVGAGVTTLLIALLTVSFQAIKAALANPVTSLRTE from the coding sequence ATGATTAAGAACTATATTACCATCGCAATCCGGAATCTATCCCGACACAAAGCATTTTCGTTTATAAATGTCATTGGATTGTCCATAGGTATTGCCGCCTGTCTGCTCATATTACAATATGTTGACTTTGAGTTAAGCTACGATAACTTTCATACCAAGGGAGACCGTATATACCGCATCAAGCAAGATCGTTACAATGAAGGAAAGCTTTCTACAGAATGGGCCGCCGGAGCCTTTGCAGCAGCCAACTCCTTTAAGGATGCATTCACCGAAATAGAAGATTATGTGAAGCTAGTCAGAACAGGGACTAAAATTGTAAATAGAGATGGGAATATCATTAAAATTGAAAGAGTATACTTTGCCAGTAAGTCTTTTTTTACACTTTTCTCTTACCCATTACTAAGCGGTAATGCAAAGACAGCCTTACAAGAACCCAATACAGCTGTCATTTCAGAGTCTCTTGCTCAAAAATTATTCGGTACAACCAATCCTATGGGTAAGGATCTTAGATTGAATCAGGATCGTCTCTTTAAAATTACAGGGGTTTTCAAAGATCTTCCGGATAATACCCACCTGAAAGCAGATATGTTGCTTTCTTATGAAACATTTATCAATCAGATTAAACCCAATACTCCCGAAACAGCCTGGCAATGGGATGGTTGTCTCAGTTACCTGTTACTGAAACCAGGAACAGATCCCAAAGCCTTAGAAAAAAAGTTTCCGGGTGTAGTAGACAAACTGGCAGGAGAAGATCATAAAAAATACAATTCAGCGGCAATCTATCTGCTTCAGCCGTTAAAAGACATCCACCTCTATTCTCACTATATGATGGAAGCCGAGGCCAATGGAGATGGGACTACAGTATATCTACTATTGGGTATCGCCTTTTTTATAGTTGTGATTGCATGGGTCAATTATATCAATCTGGCAACTGCCAGAGCGATAAATCGGGCAAAAGAAGTCGGTGTACGCAAATCTGTGGGATCACAACGATCTCAATTGGTTACACAATTTCTTTTTGAATCTGCATTATTAAATGGTTTGGCTGTTATACTGGCACTGGGACTGGTTGTTCTGGTACTACCTTTATTTAATGCATTATCAGGTCAACATCTGAGTATTTCATTGCTTATCAGTGGTACATTCTGGCTCTCTCTATTGATATTGTTAGTTGTAGGTACATTCTTCTCTGGCCTCTATCCTGCTTTTGTACTTTCAGCATTTAAACCTGTTGCCGTTCTTAAAGGCCGCATGGTAACTACCCGTCAGGGAATTGCCTTACGAAAAGGCTTGGTTGTGTTTCAATTTGCAGCTTCTCTGTTTTTGCTGGTAGGTACCGCTACCGTATTCCGGCAAATTCAGTTTATGCGGGAGCAGAAATTAGGTATGAATATTGATCAGACCCTGGTTATCAATCCTCCTATTATCGGTACTGACTCCACGTACATGCGTAAACTGGAAGCATTTAAGAATGAGTTATTGCGTCAGTCTACCATCAAGAGCATAACAGCATCTACAACCATTCCAGGTCAACCAGTAGACTGGAATGCAGGTGGAATAAAGTTGCATGGTGCAGACGAAAAACAAGGTAAACAATATCGGGTTATTGGAGTGGATTATGATTATCTGAAAACCTATGATCTGAAAATAGTAGCAGGTCGTAACTTTGCCAAAGACTTCGGTACAGATCCCAAAGCGGTTATGCTCAACAAAATGGGTATCCAGCAGCTAGGTTTTACAGATCCTAAACAAGCAATTGGAAATCAGATCGACTTTTGGGGAGAAGTATATACCATTGTGGGTATAGTAGATAATTTCCATCAGCAATCTTTGCGCGAAACCTATGAACCACTTGTAATACGCCTTATACCGGATGTACGTGGATACTTCTCTATCAAGCTGGAGGCCAATCAGATCAATGCTTCTATTGCCTCTATCCAAAGTAGCTGGAAACAATTTTTCCCAGGTAATCCGTTTGAGTATTTTTTCCTGAATGAACATTTCAATGAACAATATAAGGCTGATCAGCGGTTTGGACAGGTATTTGGATTTTTCACCTCTCTGGCTATACTGGTTGCCTGTCTGGGATTGTTTGGATTAGCCATGTTTACAACAGTCCAACGTACGAAAGAGATAGGTATACGAAAAGTACTGGGAGCCTCCATCCCTGAAATACTCCAACTTTTATATAAGGAGTTTGCCATATTGATTCTGATCGCCTTTGTTGTCTCTGTTCCTTTTATCTGGTATACAACCAATCGATGGCTGGAGACATATGCATTCCGGACAGACTTGTCCTGGTGGATAGTTGTGGGAGCAGGTGTTACTACATTACTAATAGCGTTGTTAACGGTCAGCTTTCAGGCAATCAAAGCAGCATTGGCAAATCCGGTTACATCATTACGTACAGAATAA